A window of Hirundo rustica isolate bHirRus1 chromosome 34, bHirRus1.pri.v3, whole genome shotgun sequence genomic DNA:
caagaccagactggcctctgtattcgccaccaagaagatcaaatacacctgctgtgggttgcaaccccataggcatgggaggtgggagtataagccatactggacctctgttactcctttttctgtcactcaagttttgtcttctcccttttgggatatcgacaaggccatgctacagatgttaccaaaagctgtacatggaaagacaccgaggttcttttttcatctctcacactcatgtcaacagccactgttataacccatccaaattaggcaattgcatacataaagggaagaagtactggattgcagagaacttaggaacaagtggtagcaggatgggaagtcagtgcccaaaagaggagagatggatttgttttacctacattattAGGCACAAAGCaccagatttagtaaaagagcaattgataagcaaaaaggctaagtcagtacaaccacctaagcctgtgccaatttcgatcaacgatttgtataccaaacttgaacagcaattagaaaaagaaatagatatctcaagaATGGGTAAAAAACAGTTTGtagaattaggagaaagaataagtgaggaacttaacataaccaattgttgggtctgtggaggggctttgatgtcagaagaatggccatggaaaggcagcagcttaggcccaattgagcttcttaaatggaaccaagcaagtacaagtggagaaaacagaccagaggggtggattttaagctcaacagtgataggggaagaatgtctctggtgCACTGGGAGAAGGTTCCtttatgaagtaggaaaaacaccctgtaaaagatataaggttagtaatggaacttctgtatggtgggtcccagaagaaccaactgtgtattggacccaagaaaaagaaaaaaaagtgaattgtaagtacgataacaaaacaaaaccttttcaatgtaatgatacaggtaaaaatccttactatggcatcccgGAAAtctccaaattttgggagaatatagatcaacaaaaatttaactataaaaaagctccagacggcttattttggatatgtggaaaaagagcatacccaaaactcccctctcagtggaaagggagctgcactctgggaattatacagccaggattttttcttttaccaagacctgatggggatcaattagggataccagtttacgaggatctaaagagaaacaaaagagaattgattggaggattccaaaaatggggagatgaggaatggccccctgaacgcatactggaaacatatgggccagccacctgggcacaagatgggagttggggatatcgaaccccaatttatatgctaaatcgtattataagacttcaagctgctgtagagataataacgaacaaaactggtcaggcaatggaattaatatcaaggcaacaaacccaaacaagagcggctgtgtatcagaataggttggctttagactatctattagctgaagaagggggtgtttgtggaaagttcaatacatcagattgttgtttaaaaatagatgacaatggagatgccgtccaggacatagtcaatgatatcagaaaaatcgcccatgtaccagttcaaaagtgggaatcaatgctaaatactagctggtgggataatgtgttgggaggagaatggtggaaaaagttaggcttcttccttttatgcgctacagctggtctaatatttcttccttgtctgattccctgtttcattcagctcatcaccagtgtggtacaaggcatgcaattagtgaacatggaccaaaagttgcctacaacaacaacaccacaaaggattatggtgttaaagaaacaaaataatatagaagaccccttcaaagaagcgagattgatttgtgaaaaaaatgagcgaataatgaaggctagaaaacaatgaatattgctcgagccaaattaattataaaaagaaagagggaggattgtgaaaagtgcatattatatggctctacgcaagatatttactatatgtgttgtgttgtgttaattgttaatgttgtattaatattttgatagtatagtaaatgtagttttgtagttaaaatgtagtttttatgtaccaaccacaggaaaacgtaaatctttcagagaaaaaagaatttactacttccttatcagaagagaccaacttctcctgcctcgctcagcccaGTGGacgccacagagattaaaggaaaaaagtgatactaaccagagacaattctttgtttgaatggaatttatgcatcatgtatgaactgtatgaatattcaagagggtattgcttttaagagataatcctttgttaacaagAGTCCTTCCCCGAAGATTTTCactcggggaggcacccagacgtctgaaactttgtttttattgtctcgtattgtcctaactctaaaattgttcaatttttttactataattctatttttataaccatcttatttactattacacttttaaaattttaaaaacaagtgattggcgttttaCACAATGCTGATCCAAGGGACTGGGATCAGGCTCTGTGAGTCTCCATCAGACTCTGGGGCTCCACAGATCTGCGatggggctctgtggggctgggacacaatCCCGTGGGTCTCCCTGGGTCCAGTCCCTCCCCAGAGCTCCACACGCTGCAGGAGGTTTCtggctgtcacctcctgtcTCACGGGAGCATCCAGGGATCCCATCGGCTCGGCTACGGCGGGCGGGAAttcctctgcttccagctgggatccGGAAGATTTGTGGTGGCCGACGGCGCTGCCCAGGTCACCAAGAGGCGCTGGGAACACGATGGGATCGAGGTTGAGGAATGAACAAATCCCCTGGGACACACCTGCCTGGAATGTCTCCGGAAATCTGTCAGATATGGGCGGGAGGCATTGGAGCATAAAGGTGGAGAGGACAGATTTCCCATGGGAATATGAGATTTGGAAATGTGGCATTTGGGAGAGCTAAAGCTGGGAACATGAGAATTCCCATGGAAATTCCATACATGGATCAGGCCTCAGTCAGGTCTCTTGTCCAGGCCTTGGCACTTcagggtttagtggtgggcttgacACTGCTGCCTTAACACTTGGACTTGATGAGCtctgaggtcttttccaacagaAAGGATTCtataattccatgattttatctGCTGGATTCAGTCAGGTCCATGTTAGCAGCATTACTTTATCAAAAAGGTCCCTCTTGCTCAGCTCTTGTGGCCTAAGGCTtcagctcctttagctcctggTGCTAAGCTGCTCATGCTGAATGAGACGACTCAGAGAGAAGAATACAGTTCATCCAATTCCTTCTGGGACACTGAGAGGGGAGGGTGTGGAATCAGGAGCATGGTTTGGTGTGgcctcctctctgcccttcaCGCCTTTCAGAGCTCAGAAACAGCCAAGAGCTTTCTCCAGGAGTGCAatgaagcagctgttcctgctcccaggTCTGCCTCCTGCCAGTCTCTGACCTTGCCTGCTTTTGTCCCTCTTGCTGTGTCCTCTGTTCCCCCTGTGCTCggtggctgctgcccaggacTGTGGAACTGGCACAGATCCAGGGGTCGAGAGCCTCCTTTCTCTGCCCTTGGAGctgcctgctcacagcagccttttccatCTGGAAGCTGCACATGCAGAGGGAGTCCTCAGCTGTGTTCCTTGCACAAGccccaggagcccagggctgccatCTCAAGTCCCTGCTGGCCATGAGGGCTCCCAGGTGCCTCAGGCTGCTGTGACACCAGTGCACACGGGAGGGAAgagtggcaggggctgtgctgaaagTCAGCTCcacgtgctgctgctgctgtgggggtcgtttgtccagccctgccccagacGGAGGGATCAgatgcaggcactgctgctgcccctcgGGATCAGCCACAATTTGGTTGTTGCTGTCAGGGCCAGCAGAagcggtggctggagcagcgggTGCTGACAGTGCCCCAAGCCCTGGGGCCGGAggggtccctgggctggggctggcagggagctgccccttgttctccctctgcctcacacagagctgggccgggcacaagtggggcagcacagcaaacagggaGCCTGccagtctcttccagccctgtgtGCTCAGAGTCTGCACCTTGGAGCTTCAGGTGGAcaaaggcagctgcttctgctccctctgtgtgtccccgtgttcagcagtgctgctccatcAGTCTGTGCACAGCAATGGGGAGaagcctcagccctgcagggccaggagctgccggGCTCTGCCTGAGCAACTCAGCCAGCAGGAAGGGAGCTGCTCCACACGGGAACCAGCAGCAAAGGACATTCCTTTCTTAGGACAtgctttctatttaaaaaaataaagaagaagaaatccacagaaaaaaaaaaaaaaaagagaaatataaaagcaaCACCCAAATGTGTAGTGAAAAATACTTCATAACTTTGGAAAAAGATAACTGATCTGTTTAAAATGAGATCTCAGTTATTTAGTTTGTAAATGTTCTGATAGCATGGATTCATCCTACTGACCTCAgcagcctttttaaaaagattttccatttgtttccagtattattttaaattgtggtTGAAGCAATAGGAAATTGCTTTGTGCCCCGCCAGCTCCAAGCAGGACTGAGAATCTAAACTTtgccaaaccccaaatcctttaGAAGATGACCTTCCTTCTCAGCCTGTGAATGAGCTGCACATTCCCTTTGAAATTGTCAGGGGTTTCTTAAAGACACAAAGTCCCACTTACAGCTTTTTGCTCTGGTCTGGAGGTGCAGAAGGGCAATTCTTCATCCATCAGCTCCAGACTGCATTGCCCTAGGAACACCGTCCACTCTCCAGGTTTTGCTCACTTGTGGCACttctggaggaggaagaaagggcAATTGCACAATTCCAGCCAAAAAGGAATGAAGAGTGGGACAGATGAAACATCCTGTGGAGATCCAGGCATTCAGCTGGGACTGTGGAGTGTTTAGGTTCCTGCCAAGTGGATGTGGATCCCTGACTGCAATCTCTTGGCCAGCAGGAGAGTCTCACTcacctgcaaaagcagaaagctcAGGCGCTGTGCTCGGAGCGGGCTCGTCTGATGCAAAGCTGTCAGAGCAGTGTGAGGGCAGAGCGAGCCCAGCCGTGcccggggctgagcccagcagagccctggcagagcccagagcagcctcagcatcCGCAGAGCCCGGCTGCAAGGAGAGAAACCAGAAACTGCCCGTCAGCTGAAGGCTCTGTGCCCTTGTCCCAGCCGCCCGCAGTGCCCAGGCCGTGCTGGccgtgctcagagctgggcccaaacctgcccatccctgctgcctttgggggcagagcaggagggcaggacatgtgcccagcctgcagccagccatGGCACATCCagcccctcagcagctgcccagagccaaAAAGCGCTTGGACAGCCGAGTGAAGAATTTGTTACATCTGCCCCAGCAAAGGGGGGAACCTTTGGTGCCCGCCCAGGCCGTGCCATGCCCACATCTGGGAGCATCCCCCTGGCTCTGGACTCACCTGCAAATTGGGCATGGAGCGTGTCTTTGAAGAAGGTGCCAGAATCCAAGTCAATCATCTTCAGCTGCCGGTGGCCAGGTCGAGCAAGAGATTGTCATCCTTGAGGTTGTCCTTggtgtctccagcagcagccccacctGAGAGAGCTTCTCCAGgggctcctccttccctgggggCCACACCAGGCTGTCAGTGTTCTGCCCAGGGCCCCAGCCATCCATGAACCAGGACAAGCAAACCCAGGCTGGATGGTGGCCACCAGTGCTGGCTAGACCAGGTCTCCAGCAGCTAAGCTCCAGCACAGATGATCCTGATGATGATCCCTGCTCAGAGCTACAGGCAGGACAAAACCAGGCTGGTTTTCTTTGCCACTGGTTGCCATGAGATGTGTGGAGCTGTTACCTGCCAGGTTTTTGGATCCAGTTGTGCACATGGACCTCTCCCATCTTCTAGGGCAGATGAACACCCTGCAGCCAAGGATCATGGAAGAGGTCTTCCAAGGACGGCCTGTCCAAGGGTTGCATGGACAAGCACCTCTTAATAACATCTTGGCACCCTGAAGAGAGAAATCAGAACCCACCAGTCAGCTGCAGAAGGATCCCATCTGCTTTGCCCCCCATTGCCGTGCCCAGGCCATGCTGGgtgtgcccagagctgtgcctaAACTTCCCGATGGATTCTGTGTTTGGAGGAGAGCAGGACGTGccacctcctcagcagctgccagggcagggtgctCATGAGCCTGCTGCTGTCTCCCAACACAGGTATTCCCCTGTGCCCAGAGATGAGGACCCACCTTGAGAGAGCCATCGTGGGAACAAGATCCGCCCCCAGATGATCTGCTGGCCCCTCCTGAACGGGTGCTTCCCCATCACCAGGTGGTACAGCAGGAGGCCCAGGGACCAGATCGTGGCTGCCTCGCCGTGGTAGCATTGGTGGTGGATCCACTCTGGTGGGCTGTAGGCCAGGGTTCCTATGGAACACAGACGGAGTTCAtcaggggatgctgctgctcctagagcctctccccagcatccctgggcaTGTGGGGGCTGGCCCCCTCCCAGTCCCACCCAGAAGCAAATTGGCTCAAGAAATAATCCTGCTCCTAGCAGCGAGAGGGGGAAGTCCCAGtgctccagccaggctgggccaTGAGATgcccagcagcatcccctgtGAGGGCTCACCTGCAAACTGGGTGTAGGCTGTGTCTTGGAGGAAGGCGCCACAGCCAAAGTCGATGAGTTTGAGCTGCCCGGTGGCCAGGTCGAGCAGGATGTTCTCGGGCTTGATGTCGCGGTGCAGGACCCCGCAGCTGGTGCAGTGCCGCACGGCCTCCAGCACCTGGCGGAACAGCCCCCGCGCCTCCTCCTCCGGCAGGAACCTCCGCTCCGCCAGGAAACCCGAGAGGTCCTGGCTCCGCTCTGGACGCTCCAGCACCAACAAGAAGCTGTCGGGGAGCTCAACCCACTCCAGGAGCTGAATGACACCAGCGCATCCAGAGGACACCTTGTGCAGCAGCACGACTTCCAGGGGCGCACGGGCGCCGTCGGGCTGCGGGAGGACCACGATGCCGTCAGTGGGGCCGAGGCCGTGCCAGGGCTCCGGGACCCCTCACCCAGCCCCGGATGCTCTGGGCCCCCCGCTCACCCCACGCCCGCTCTCCCTGCATGGCTCGCGGCGGCTCCCACCCTGCCGGGCCCCGGCTcatcccggcccggcccggcccggcttCTGCCGCTGGCCCCGCTCACTCACCAGCTCGCCCCAGTGCTGGATGCGATCCCGCGGCACGCATTTGATGGCCACCTGCGAGCAAAGGGCAGCAGCGGGCTGAGctcgccgcccgccccgccgcgtCCCGGTCTTCTCctattcctcctcctcctcctcctcctcctccgcccgccgccggccccgccgctcaccGGGGCGCCGTCCGAGAGCCGCGTCCCCGAGCAGACGCTGCCGAAGCCTCCGCGCCCCAGCAGCGAACCCAGGCGGTAGCGCTCCTGCAGGGCCTCCTGCGCCTTCCCTGCGGGCCACACGCGGCCGTCAGCGCTCGGCCCGGGGCCAGACACGGCCCCCGAGTGCCCCCCGAGCGCCCCGGGCCCCGGCGGCTCGGGGccggcggccgcgctgccgAGCGGCGGAGCTCGGGCCGGGGAAGCCGCAGCggaggcggcgggagcggccgcgccGCGTGTGTCCCTCCGCGGGGCCCGGGAGGCGCCGGGGGCCGTGATtcgggccgggctcggggccggggccgggctgggcacaGGCGCAGCCAAAGGGCGGCGATGCCGCCCCGGCCCCAGGCGCTGATGCCCGGCCAGCAGCGCCGCCGCCAGTACGGCCAGAGCCGGGCGGAGGCGAGGCCGCGGCGGGACGCCCGGGgacggggccggggccggggcagccccgcccggggccggggaCGGGCCGGGGGCATGGCCCGGCCCTGCGGGGGGAGAGGCAGAGTTCGGGACGGGGACATCGACAAGGCTGGGGAGACCGGGAAAGGGACACCGGGAGAGGCTGCGGGACACCGAGACGGAGTGCGGGAATGcgggagagggagagcaggaacaggagagaGACCGCGAGGGTCGTAGActcgctgccgccgctgccgccgctgcaGCTGAAGCCCTGGGGCCGTTTGTCCGCGTGTCCGTTCCACGCTcgagccccgcgctccccgggGGCAGCCCCTGAGTCTGTCCGAACACGGGAACTTGGCCGTGCTGAGCCCACAGCCAGAGTCCTGCCGCAGgggcagcccccagtgctcccatggcttttcagtccagagcaggtttgaacagttccaagaaaaaggaaaaaaaaaaaaaaaaaaccaaaacaaaccagtccagggaacttctgtgccctagctagctgaaactaactaaaaggaaaaagatctctgtcctgcagtgtcTCCAAGCCTCCGCGGAACACCCCGcccggagaagaatgtggaggagtcaggcagttttctcaaaacaaactccgcgcttctccttgtgttataaataagttctattcgaataatctatgttttagttacttaattgttaagtaatttcattaagattgttaatgctagttctgtataaagaatttgccttattcctgttttaatattgatttatcaccttatttacttgtttgttaattaagaattcaccttattacctgtatctctgctcccattcgctggatagtgtctgaatatgcaaataaaaagaacactggaattctgggaacaactcaagaacaagagactttaaaaagcagaaaaccaaagtaaaatccaggactgaagtcgcactttagactagtgcaaaaggtacgggggtccgccgaagcagctctatttagtcgccgtgacctgagaaggagtcccccatcgctggatgacccctgatcagtgAAGCGAAAtggactccccggcaaggggaaaaagcccgtgagggggggtgggagtccccagctttgctgtgaagcgaagctgtgtgtacctcctcctctgtattgccaagagagcaagcaagctctcccccaaggccaagcttgataataaagcaacatacaaaaaagagcaagtctctgactctctctttttttccagaacaattttgggGGCTCGTCCACGGGATCTGGCCACGCCTGAAGAGGGACCGAAGACGGGACGGCCACTCGCTCTTCGGACCTCCGGGACAGCGCcaagcgggagcagcctgggaccggcaacgaggaggagcgccggagggtgagcattccggcggcgggtaaaggagacgtgcgagtgggagtgtgagagagtcgggggccggcagctcggacccccggaactgagtgtggacccctcggtACTGCGGTTTCGGAcccccgcgagggggccggccaggaaaagggggaagcgaaagaaactagtgagtgaggcgtctccttaggggcagaaagacCCCCCCCGggcgtgcaggggaaaacagagtgtgagtggcacgcattaggggcaggtccccccATAAATGCTAGAGTAGCCTAGGAGGTGTTAgaatccctggaggggcgggaaaaccgtaccagggttgacagggtgtccccagacactgcgggtgccgagagctcatgagagtccctgcttcccaggactgagccagacgcaccggagagggtgtgctgccgcggtctcagggaggaggccgtaaac
This region includes:
- the LOC120764650 gene encoding serine/threonine-protein kinase pim-1-like, which gives rise to MLPGLGGFVLGFVCLGWGLASAAGEGPGHAPGPSPAPGGAAPAPAPSPGVPPRPRLRPALAVLAAALLAGHQRLGPGRHRRPLAAPVPSPAPAPSPARITAPGASRAPRRDTRGAAAPAASAAASPARAPPLGSAAAGPEPPGPGALGGHSGAVSGPGPSADGRVWPAGKAQEALQERYRLGSLLGRGGFGSVCSGTRLSDGAPPAAALCSQVAIKCVPRDRIQHWGELPDGARAPLEVVLLHKVSSGCAGVIQLLEWVELPDSFLLVLERPERSQDLSGFLAERRFLPEEEARGLFRQVLEAVRHCTSCGVLHRDIKPENILLDLATGQLKLIDFGCGAFLQDTAYTQFAGTLAYSPPEWIHHQCYHGEAATIWSLGLLLYHLVMGKHPFRRGQQIIWGRILFPRWLSQGKEEPLEKLSQVGLLLETPRTTSRMTISCSTWPPAAEDD